One Paraburkholderia sp. IMGN_8 DNA window includes the following coding sequences:
- a CDS encoding transporter substrate-binding domain-containing protein: MALFICGAASLACTAHADELTGTLKKIHDDGVVVLGVREASIPFSYFDGKHTVGYSQTIALQIVDEIRKTLGMPQLKVHEITVTSSNRTPMLLNNQIDLECGSTTHTVERENLAAFSNSFFQYAVRMIARKSSGITDFQDLAGKTVVTTAGTSDERLLRRLNTDRQLNMRITSARDHQEAFAALKDDRAVAFVMDEPIVYGFKSTDPHPEDFAVTGTPLGYEVYACMFRKGDEPFRNLVNGVIARGQTSGDAERLYKLWFTQPIPPHGINLNFPLSEQNRALFAHPNDRALD, encoded by the coding sequence GTGGCGCTGTTCATATGCGGCGCAGCATCGCTCGCGTGCACCGCTCACGCCGACGAACTGACCGGCACGCTGAAGAAAATCCACGACGACGGCGTGGTCGTGCTCGGCGTGCGCGAAGCGTCGATTCCCTTCTCCTACTTCGACGGCAAGCACACAGTCGGCTACTCGCAGACTATCGCGCTGCAGATCGTCGATGAAATCAGGAAGACGCTCGGCATGCCGCAGTTGAAGGTGCACGAAATCACCGTCACCTCGTCGAACCGCACGCCGATGCTGCTGAACAATCAGATCGATCTGGAGTGCGGCTCGACCACGCACACGGTCGAGCGCGAGAATCTGGCCGCTTTCTCGAACAGCTTCTTCCAGTACGCGGTGCGCATGATCGCGCGCAAGAGCAGCGGCATCACGGACTTTCAGGATCTAGCCGGCAAGACGGTGGTCACGACCGCCGGCACCTCCGACGAACGCCTGCTGCGCCGCCTGAACACCGATAGACAGCTAAACATGCGCATCACCAGCGCGCGCGATCATCAGGAAGCATTCGCCGCGCTCAAGGACGATCGGGCGGTGGCCTTCGTGATGGACGAGCCGATCGTGTACGGTTTCAAATCGACCGACCCGCACCCCGAAGACTTCGCGGTAACCGGTACACCGCTCGGCTATGAAGTCTACGCATGCATGTTCCGCAAGGGCGACGAGCCGTTCCGCAATCTGGTGAATGGTGTGATCGCGCGCGGCCAGACCTCCGGCGATGCGGAACGTCTGTACAAGCTGTGGTTCACGCAGCCGATTCCGCCGCACGGCATCAATCTGAATTTTCCGCTGTCGGAGCAGAACCGCGCGCTGTTCGCTCATCCGAACGACCGCGCGCTCGACTGA
- a CDS encoding glutamine--tRNA ligase/YqeY domain fusion protein: protein MNTERNDAPAASNFIRNIIDDDNRTGKWGQRVETRFPPEPNGYLHIGHAKSICLNFGVARSYGGVCHLRFDDTNPEKESVEYVDSIIDSVRWLGFEWEKDGKEQLYFASDYYDKLYEFAELLIERGKAYVDSQSAEEMRANRGSATEVGTPSRFRDRSVQDNLDLFRRMKAGEFKEGEHVLRAKIDMSSPNFNMRDPVIYRIRFAHHYRTGDTWCVYPMYDYTHCISDALENITHSLCTLEFEDHRPLYDWILNELAEAGIFTRPLPQQIEFSRLNLTYAITSKRKLLQLVTEGHVDGWDDPRMPTIVGLRRRGFTPEGIQLFCERIGVTKVDSWIDMSVFEGALRDDLDEKAPRIAAVLDPVKLIVDNFPEGVTESCNAPVHPHHPEHGVREFPISRELWIERDDFTEAPPKGYFRLFPGNKVRLRYGYVIECTGAEKDENGNVVAVHCNYFPDSKSGTEGANNYKVKGNIHWVSAAGACAAEVRIYDRLFREPQPDAGGRDYLEALNPDSKRVVNAYLEPGARDALPEQRYQFERHGYFVADRVDSKPGKPVFNRIVSLRDSWGKPA, encoded by the coding sequence ATGAATACCGAACGCAACGACGCGCCCGCGGCATCCAATTTCATCCGCAACATCATCGACGACGACAACCGCACCGGCAAGTGGGGCCAACGCGTAGAAACGCGCTTTCCGCCTGAGCCGAACGGCTATCTGCATATCGGTCACGCAAAGAGCATCTGCCTGAATTTCGGCGTGGCGCGCAGCTACGGCGGCGTGTGCCATCTGCGTTTCGACGACACGAATCCGGAAAAGGAAAGCGTCGAATACGTCGACTCGATTATCGATTCCGTGCGCTGGCTCGGCTTCGAGTGGGAAAAAGACGGCAAGGAACAGCTCTACTTCGCAAGCGACTACTACGACAAGCTGTACGAATTCGCCGAGCTGCTGATCGAGCGCGGCAAGGCGTATGTGGATAGCCAGTCGGCCGAAGAGATGCGCGCGAACCGCGGCTCGGCAACCGAAGTCGGCACGCCGTCGCGGTTCCGCGATCGCTCCGTGCAGGACAACCTCGACCTGTTCCGCCGCATGAAGGCCGGCGAGTTCAAGGAAGGCGAGCACGTGCTGCGCGCGAAGATCGACATGTCGTCGCCGAACTTCAATATGCGCGATCCGGTCATCTACCGGATCCGCTTCGCGCATCACTACCGCACTGGCGACACATGGTGCGTGTACCCGATGTACGACTACACGCACTGCATCTCGGACGCGTTGGAAAACATCACGCATTCGCTGTGCACACTCGAATTCGAAGACCACCGTCCGCTGTACGACTGGATTCTGAACGAGCTGGCCGAAGCTGGCATTTTCACGCGTCCGCTGCCGCAACAAATCGAGTTTTCGCGCCTGAACCTGACCTACGCGATCACCAGCAAGCGCAAGCTGCTGCAACTGGTGACCGAAGGCCACGTCGACGGTTGGGACGACCCGCGTATGCCGACCATCGTCGGCCTACGCCGGCGCGGTTTCACGCCGGAGGGCATCCAGTTGTTCTGCGAGCGCATCGGCGTCACCAAGGTCGATTCGTGGATCGACATGAGCGTGTTCGAAGGCGCGCTGCGCGACGATCTGGATGAGAAGGCGCCGCGCATCGCCGCTGTGCTCGACCCGGTCAAACTGATCGTCGACAACTTCCCCGAGGGCGTCACCGAATCCTGCAACGCGCCGGTGCACCCGCACCATCCGGAACACGGCGTGCGCGAATTCCCGATCTCTCGCGAACTGTGGATCGAGCGCGACGACTTCACCGAAGCGCCGCCGAAGGGCTATTTCCGCCTGTTCCCCGGCAACAAGGTGCGCTTGCGCTACGGCTACGTGATCGAATGCACGGGCGCTGAAAAAGACGAGAACGGCAACGTCGTTGCAGTCCACTGCAACTACTTCCCGGACAGCAAATCGGGCACAGAAGGCGCGAACAACTACAAGGTGAAGGGCAACATCCACTGGGTCAGCGCCGCAGGCGCGTGCGCGGCCGAGGTGCGCATCTACGACCGTCTGTTCAGGGAACCGCAACCGGACGCGGGCGGCCGCGACTACCTCGAAGCGCTGAATCCGGATTCGAAGCGCGTGGTCAATGCCTACCTGGAACCGGGCGCACGCGACGCGCTGCCGGAACAGCGCTATCAGTTCGAGCGCCACGGCTACTTTGTCGCCGACCGCGTCGATTCGAAACCGGGCAAACCCGTATTCAATCGCATCGTCAGTCTGCGCGACAGTTGGGGCAAGCCGGCGTAA